GCTGCCGGATCGAGGTGGAGATCGTCGTCGACTGCAGACGATCCAGCGCCGCCTTCAGGCGCTGGTAATCCCGCGCACTGGTTCCGCGACCAACATAGGTGAGGATCTCATATGGGGTGGCGGCCATCAGCCGGGAGGTGCGCAGCCCCGCGTCACGCGCCTCGACGATCTGGCTCGCCGCCCAGATCAGGATGTCGGCATCCCAGATTGTGGCCATACCGTGATCGGGAACGGCCTCGACCCGAATGCTGACGCTGCCAGCGGCAAAGTCGATCGGCGCAACACGCTTAGACTTGGCGAGGGAAAAGAAGGGATAGGCCATGAGGTCCTGCGCATCTCTGGGGGCGAAGTCACCGGGCAACGCGCGGAACAGATCGAGCTGTCCACGCTCGGAACGGGGTCTGCGTCCATCGGTCATGAAGGTGTCGCCCCCAGGTCAGCGCACGAAGCGGCCGGGCTGCGGGAGGTTCGGGAGCGTGTGGCGTTTCGCTGGCAGCACCTGCCCGCGCGGGTCGGAAGTCGAGGTGACAGCGCCGCGTCCGACCCAAGCCTGCAGGTCCTCGATCGCATAGACCACGCGTCCGCCCAGCTTGTGGTAGGCGGGACCGGTGCCGTAGGTCCGGTGCTTCTCCAGCGTCCGAGCCGACAGGCTCAGGAACTGGGCGGCTTCCTTGGTGCGCAGATAGCGCGGGGGAAGTTCGGTTGAGATAGCGGACATCGGGAGTCTCCCTACTGTGTGTGACCAGTGCCGCGAAACAGCGGCTGATGACGGTCACGATGGCGAAGCGCGTCCGGTCAGATGCAGTGGGAAGGTAGCAGGGGTAAATCCGCACACCGCGGCGCGGGATCGCCGACCTAGAGGCGGCGCTGGTGACGCAGGAGCTTGCGATAGC
The nucleotide sequence above comes from Celeribacter indicus. Encoded proteins:
- a CDS encoding helix-turn-helix transcriptional regulator, which encodes MSAISTELPPRYLRTKEAAQFLSLSARTLEKHRTYGTGPAYHKLGGRVVYAIEDLQAWVGRGAVTSTSDPRGQVLPAKRHTLPNLPQPGRFVR